In Chryseobacterium oranimense, a single window of DNA contains:
- a CDS encoding DUF4294 domain-containing protein, which translates to MNFSKIVCLFIFFFGVSVFGQKDSIIAKPLNQYPAESLKTDEFGNRYYYDERQKMKVYEINGEPVVVLDELVLVNKPRFNNQLDKNYYYFLNKKLNRVYPLFLTALQQYRDIQADMTDMDSKAKRKFVKDRQSMLADQYEKQLRDLTTTEGQVFAKLMNRATGKNVYEIIKEMRGGWSAFWWNVKGKMADIDLKDQYNPHTNRTDEFIESLLQSNWNSGYLQPYPGASDFKVKK; encoded by the coding sequence ATGAATTTTAGTAAGATTGTCTGTCTTTTTATCTTCTTTTTTGGAGTCAGTGTTTTTGGTCAGAAGGATTCTATCATTGCAAAACCTCTCAACCAATACCCCGCTGAATCTTTAAAAACAGATGAGTTCGGTAATAGATACTATTACGATGAGCGTCAGAAGATGAAGGTTTATGAAATTAACGGTGAGCCCGTAGTCGTACTGGATGAGCTGGTTTTAGTGAATAAGCCGAGGTTCAATAATCAGCTGGACAAAAATTACTATTACTTCCTTAATAAAAAACTGAACAGGGTGTACCCGTTATTTCTCACTGCACTTCAGCAATACAGAGATATCCAGGCTGATATGACCGACATGGACAGTAAGGCTAAAAGAAAATTTGTAAAAGACAGACAAAGTATGCTTGCCGACCAGTATGAAAAACAACTCAGAGATCTTACAACCACGGAAGGACAGGTTTTTGCCAAACTGATGAACAGAGCAACCGGAAAAAATGTTTATGAAATCATAAAAGAAATGAGAGGTGGGTGGAGCGCATTCTGGTGGAATGTAAAAGGTAAAATGGCAGACATTGACCTGAAAGACCAATATAATCCCCACACGAACAGAACGGATGAGTTTATAGAATCCCTTCTTCAGTCCAACTGGAATTCAGGCTACCTGCAGCCTTATCCCGGAGCTTCTGATTTTAAAGTCAAAAAATAA
- a CDS encoding M42 family peptidase — MKFEKKSLKFLEKYLNTSSPTGYEHKGQEIWMDYIRPYVDKIEVDHYGTCYGIVNPDAEFKVVIEAHADEISWYVNYITDDGLIYVIRNGGSDQTIAPSKVVHIHGEKGIVKGVFGWPAIHTRTNQNEPAPKIENIFIDCGAISKKEVEEMGIYVGCMITYPDEFFEMNDRYFVCRALDNRIGGFMIAEVARLLKENKKTIPFGLYITNSVQEEVGLYGADMIADTIKPNIAIVTDVTHDTTTPMIEKKKEGDQKCGDGPVVFFAPSIHHTIRELIIDTAKNKKIPFQRAAASRATGTDTDAFAHSNGGVPSALISLPLRYMHTTVEMVSKEDVGNVIQLIYETLLKIKPEMKLKYH; from the coding sequence ATGAAATTTGAAAAGAAATCTTTGAAATTTTTAGAAAAATACTTAAACACCTCTTCACCAACAGGTTATGAACATAAAGGCCAGGAAATCTGGATGGATTACATCAGACCGTATGTAGATAAAATAGAAGTAGATCATTATGGAACATGCTATGGCATAGTGAATCCCGATGCTGAATTTAAAGTAGTGATTGAAGCTCATGCAGACGAGATCTCGTGGTATGTGAATTACATTACCGATGACGGATTAATCTATGTAATCAGAAACGGAGGTTCGGATCAGACGATCGCTCCTTCAAAAGTAGTTCATATCCACGGAGAAAAAGGAATTGTAAAAGGGGTATTCGGATGGCCTGCCATTCACACAAGAACCAATCAAAACGAACCAGCCCCGAAAATTGAAAATATTTTCATCGACTGCGGGGCGATTTCCAAAAAAGAAGTTGAAGAAATGGGAATTTATGTAGGATGCATGATCACCTACCCTGATGAATTCTTTGAAATGAATGACCGATATTTTGTCTGCAGAGCCCTAGACAACAGAATCGGCGGTTTTATGATTGCAGAAGTAGCGAGGCTTTTAAAGGAGAACAAAAAAACAATTCCATTCGGGCTGTATATTACCAACTCCGTGCAGGAAGAAGTGGGACTTTATGGTGCGGATATGATCGCAGACACCATTAAACCCAATATCGCTATTGTAACGGATGTTACCCATGATACCACCACTCCGATGATCGAAAAGAAAAAAGAGGGTGACCAGAAATGTGGTGACGGGCCTGTAGTTTTCTTTGCGCCAAGCATCCACCATACCATCAGGGAACTGATCATCGATACTGCAAAAAACAAGAAAATTCCGTTTCAAAGAGCTGCTGCAAGCAGGGCTACAGGAACGGATACCGATGCTTTTGCCCACTCCAACGGCGGAGTTCCAAGTGCTTTAATTTCCTTACCTTTGCGCTACATGCATACAACGGTAGAAATGGTATCTAAGGAAGATGTAGGTAATGTGATCCAGTTGATCTATGAAACCCTTCTGAAGATCAAGCCAGAAATGAAACTGAAGTATCATTAA
- the rpe gene encoding ribulose-phosphate 3-epimerase, which yields MKTKLIAPSLLSADFGNLQKDIEMLNNSQADWFHIDVMDGRFVPNISFGFPVMKTVQKHAKKFVDVHLMIVEPEKYVDEFIDHGADLISVHYEACTHLHRTIHHIQSKGAKAGVVLNPSTPVLMLEDIIADVDLVLLMSVNPGFGGQKFIENTYKKIAETKDLILSNNSTALIEIDGGVNLDNASKLFEAGADVLVAGNAVFSAESPERTIELLKI from the coding sequence ATGAAAACGAAGCTTATTGCTCCATCCCTATTATCCGCAGACTTCGGGAATCTGCAAAAAGACATTGAAATGCTGAACAACTCCCAGGCAGACTGGTTCCACATCGATGTGATGGATGGGAGGTTCGTACCCAACATTTCATTTGGTTTTCCGGTCATGAAAACGGTACAAAAGCACGCCAAAAAATTTGTTGATGTCCATCTGATGATTGTAGAGCCTGAAAAATATGTGGATGAATTTATCGATCACGGTGCAGATCTTATTTCCGTACATTATGAGGCTTGCACACATCTTCACAGAACAATTCACCATATCCAGAGCAAAGGAGCAAAAGCAGGCGTTGTTTTAAACCCTTCTACTCCGGTATTGATGCTTGAAGATATTATTGCTGATGTGGATCTTGTTCTTTTAATGAGTGTAAATCCAGGATTTGGAGGCCAGAAATTCATCGAAAATACATACAAAAAGATTGCTGAAACCAAGGACCTTATTTTAAGTAATAATTCTACAGCACTTATTGAAATCGACGGCGGGGTTAATCTTGACAATGCTTCTAAACTTTTCGAAGCCGGAGCAGATGTTCTTGTGGCAGGAAATGCAGTTTTCTCTGCGGAGAGCCCGGAAAGAACGATAGAATTGCTTAAAATTTAA
- a CDS encoding DUF1772 domain-containing protein has protein sequence MTTVFLLITAVLTALIAGLFYAYSCSVVLGLGKLSDMEYLKSMQSINREILNPVFFMSFMGTAVLLPVTTFLFRGEQPAFLFLLLASAAYLIGVFGVTVAGNVPLNDMLDKFDINGSTADAIRQMRGNFENRWNLLNNIRTVFSVISIVLVICACIWNRHFPE, from the coding sequence ATGACAACGGTATTTTTGTTAATTACGGCTGTGCTTACGGCATTAATCGCCGGGCTTTTTTATGCCTATTCATGTTCTGTAGTCCTGGGATTGGGTAAGCTTTCCGATATGGAATACCTGAAATCGATGCAGAGCATTAACCGGGAAATCCTTAATCCTGTATTTTTTATGAGCTTTATGGGAACTGCGGTACTGCTTCCGGTTACGACCTTTCTGTTTCGGGGAGAGCAGCCCGCTTTTCTTTTTCTTCTGCTGGCATCTGCCGCTTATCTCATAGGAGTTTTCGGTGTAACGGTTGCGGGAAATGTTCCTCTGAATGACATGCTTGATAAGTTTGATATCAATGGTTCGACAGCGGATGCGATCAGGCAGATGCGCGGCAATTTTGAAAACCGATGGAATCTTTTAAATAACATCAGAACAGTATTTTCGGTAATCAGTATTGTCCTGGTGATCTGTGCGTGCATCTGGAACAGGCATTTTCCGGAATAA
- a CDS encoding DUF692 domain-containing protein yields MKKPLLGLAMMPEADFVSAILPVLQNNSVDVLEWSFDTFYDVEEPEWLSGLLDFYAENDRLLGHGVYYSLFDARWTSRQKDWLQKLKEEFKHRKYNHITEHFGFMNTENFHQGVPLPVPLHSKTLQIGKDRLKRLQDTVEVPMGVENLAFSFSIDDVKEQGEFLGKLIEDIDGFLILDLHNIYCQSCNFEIDMQEIIRMYPLEKVKEIHLSGGSWQESAYGNKPVRRDTHDDYIPEEIINVLPEVFSQCLNIEYVIIERLGHTLDTEVKKQLFFDDFKKVKAIETSDFPAGITKEWNRKKREYSEPVEDMLLYEEQTKLTKMLFEGNTVQSVKNEPFHYFKPENWDKEMITTAQQIIKKWNPY; encoded by the coding sequence ATGAAAAAACCGTTGTTAGGATTGGCTATGATGCCGGAGGCAGATTTTGTTTCCGCCATACTTCCTGTCCTGCAAAATAATTCTGTGGATGTACTGGAATGGTCATTCGATACCTTTTATGATGTGGAAGAGCCGGAATGGCTTTCCGGACTTCTCGATTTTTATGCAGAAAACGACCGTCTTCTTGGTCATGGCGTTTATTATTCTCTTTTTGATGCCAGATGGACCAGCCGGCAGAAAGACTGGCTTCAGAAACTAAAAGAAGAATTCAAACACAGAAAATACAATCATATTACCGAGCATTTTGGTTTTATGAATACTGAAAATTTCCATCAGGGTGTTCCGTTGCCCGTTCCATTGCATTCCAAAACTCTTCAGATAGGGAAAGACAGGCTCAAAAGACTTCAGGATACAGTAGAAGTTCCGATGGGAGTGGAAAATCTTGCTTTTTCGTTTTCTATAGATGATGTAAAAGAGCAGGGTGAATTTTTAGGGAAACTTATAGAAGATATTGACGGGTTTCTTATCCTTGATCTTCATAATATCTACTGCCAGTCCTGTAATTTTGAAATTGATATGCAGGAAATTATCCGTATGTACCCTTTGGAAAAAGTTAAGGAAATTCATCTTTCGGGGGGAAGCTGGCAGGAAAGTGCTTACGGAAACAAACCTGTAAGAAGAGATACTCATGATGATTATATTCCTGAAGAAATAATAAATGTTCTTCCGGAAGTTTTCTCCCAATGCCTTAATATTGAATACGTTATTATTGAAAGGCTCGGGCATACACTGGATACTGAGGTGAAAAAACAGCTTTTTTTTGATGATTTTAAAAAAGTAAAGGCGATTGAGACTTCAGATTTTCCCGCCGGAATAACAAAAGAATGGAATAGAAAAAAGAGAGAATATTCAGAGCCGGTGGAAGATATGCTGCTGTACGAAGAGCAGACGAAACTCACAAAAATGCTATTCGAAGGTAATACAGTCCAATCTGTTAAAAATGAACCATTTCATTATTTCAAGCCTGAAAACTGGGATAAGGAAATGATTACCACTGCACAGCAAATTATCAAAAAATGGAATCCTTATTAG
- a CDS encoding alpha-L-fucosidase, whose translation MKNIMMKAFFLGLLAVSCHINAQKKTPEDKKMIWFKDAKLGIFIHWGIYSVDGISESWSFFNNYISHENYMKQLNGFSASRYKPEEWVELIKNSGAQYAVITTKHHDGVALWNSKAEKATTIPEHSSAKKDVLSPFINSLKKSGLKTGLYFSLPDWSHPYYDVSTRTKKRYEIKENPERWQQFINYYQTQLNELSLQYHPDLLWFDGDWEHTSAEWQAPHTLDILKKYNPDIIINSRLNNHGDYDTPEQGIPVIKPQSQYWELCYTMNDSWGYQPYDNHYKTPNMIVRTLADVISMGGNLLLDIGPKSDGTIPEKQAEILRNLGRWTSKNKVAVYKTSHGIPFENFKGKSSVSENKKSIFLYLEEAKDFVKLYGLGSKPSAVKIVGDENARVSFNFSNETTMTLDLSQIKFDQDVTTAELIFKDPPVLLKNFNPDLYPLTDILQNKNTKTAAYDIADAIHSGKNILDGSGLTSDGEDMKIPKSEKTNLETLQWISKHAEALYETSKGLPEGHYSGMSALSKDRQTVYLFVEGTPTGPVALKGIKNNIARVRIVGEGSIISHEIYNKLYWSDTPGIIYIDIPKDRLDKNLTVIAVLLDKPLELYRDKVTAIENNL comes from the coding sequence ATGAAGAACATCATGATGAAAGCTTTTTTCCTGGGACTGTTGGCGGTATCATGCCATATCAACGCACAGAAAAAAACTCCTGAAGATAAAAAAATGATATGGTTTAAAGATGCCAAACTAGGTATTTTTATCCATTGGGGCATCTACTCTGTGGACGGAATCTCTGAATCATGGTCATTTTTTAACAACTATATCAGTCACGAAAATTATATGAAGCAACTGAACGGGTTCTCTGCTTCAAGATACAAACCTGAAGAATGGGTTGAACTGATTAAAAATTCCGGGGCACAATATGCAGTTATCACCACCAAACATCACGATGGTGTCGCTCTTTGGAACTCAAAAGCTGAGAAAGCTACAACCATTCCAGAGCATTCTTCTGCCAAAAAGGATGTTCTTTCCCCTTTTATTAACAGTCTTAAAAAGTCCGGTCTGAAAACAGGGCTGTATTTCTCCCTCCCGGACTGGAGCCATCCTTATTATGATGTCAGCACCCGTACCAAGAAGCGGTATGAAATTAAAGAAAACCCAGAACGCTGGCAGCAATTCATTAATTATTACCAAACCCAACTGAATGAACTTTCATTGCAATACCACCCTGATCTGTTATGGTTTGATGGTGACTGGGAGCATACTTCTGCAGAATGGCAGGCTCCCCATACTTTAGATATTCTAAAAAAGTATAACCCGGATATTATCATCAATTCAAGACTCAATAACCACGGTGATTATGACACCCCTGAACAGGGAATTCCTGTGATAAAACCCCAAAGCCAATATTGGGAACTGTGCTACACTATGAATGATTCCTGGGGATATCAGCCTTATGACAACCATTACAAGACCCCAAATATGATCGTAAGAACACTGGCAGATGTAATCAGCATGGGCGGTAATCTTCTTCTTGACATTGGGCCAAAGTCTGACGGAACCATTCCTGAAAAACAGGCTGAAATTTTAAGAAACCTTGGAAGATGGACTTCAAAAAACAAAGTGGCTGTCTATAAAACCTCCCATGGCATCCCTTTTGAAAATTTTAAAGGAAAATCTTCTGTTTCAGAGAACAAAAAATCAATTTTTCTTTATCTTGAAGAAGCCAAGGATTTTGTAAAATTGTATGGCCTGGGAAGTAAACCGTCTGCAGTAAAGATTGTAGGTGATGAAAACGCCAGGGTAAGCTTTAATTTCAGCAATGAAACTACAATGACTCTTGATCTGTCCCAAATTAAATTTGATCAGGATGTTACTACGGCAGAACTCATCTTTAAAGACCCACCCGTTCTTCTTAAGAATTTTAACCCAGACCTGTACCCTCTTACCGATATTCTACAGAACAAGAATACAAAAACAGCAGCTTATGACATAGCGGATGCTATTCACAGCGGGAAAAATATACTGGATGGTTCTGGTCTCACCAGTGACGGCGAGGATATGAAAATCCCCAAATCAGAAAAAACAAACCTAGAAACACTTCAGTGGATCAGTAAACATGCCGAAGCGCTTTATGAAACAAGTAAAGGTCTTCCCGAAGGGCATTATTCAGGAATGAGTGCTCTTTCCAAAGACAGGCAAACGGTTTACCTTTTTGTAGAGGGCACTCCTACCGGTCCTGTAGCTTTAAAGGGTATCAAAAATAATATTGCCCGGGTAAGAATTGTAGGTGAAGGCTCAATCATCAGTCATGAAATATACAACAAGCTTTACTGGAGCGATACACCCGGAATCATATACATTGACATACCGAAAGACCGTCTCGACAAAAACCTGACAGTAATTGCGGTATTGCTGGACAAACCTTTGGAACTGTACAGGGACAAGGTCACGGCAATTGAAAACAATTTATAA
- a CDS encoding nucleoside-diphosphate kinase, whose product MSNITFTMIKPDAVADGHIGAILGKIAEGGFKIKALKLTQLTVADAKKFYEVHAERPFYGELVEFMSSGPIVAAVLEKNNAVEDFRTLIGATNPAEAAEGTIRKMFARSIGENAVHGSDSDENALIEAQFHFSGREIF is encoded by the coding sequence ATGTCTAACATTACATTCACTATGATTAAGCCTGATGCAGTTGCAGATGGACATATCGGGGCTATATTAGGGAAGATCGCAGAAGGAGGTTTTAAAATCAAAGCATTAAAATTAACTCAGCTTACTGTTGCTGACGCTAAAAAATTCTACGAAGTACATGCTGAAAGACCATTTTATGGTGAGTTGGTAGAATTCATGAGTTCAGGTCCTATTGTAGCTGCTGTTTTAGAAAAAAATAATGCAGTAGAAGACTTCAGAACATTGATTGGTGCTACAAACCCTGCAGAAGCTGCAGAAGGTACAATCAGAAAAATGTTTGCAAGAAGCATCGGTGAAAATGCAGTTCACGGTTCAGATTCTGACGAGAACGCTCTTATCGAAGCTCAATTCCACTTTTCAGGAAGAGAAATTTTCTAA
- the rsgA gene encoding ribosome small subunit-dependent GTPase A: MKGKIIKSTGSWYQVMEFETDKIFEARIRGKFKLIKTRLTNPLAVGDFVEFQLESDGIAWITKIEPRTNYLIRKSVNLSKEAHIIASNIDLACFIFTLKHPETSLGFLDRFLACCEAYNITPLILFNKIDVLNDEEIELVKDIEFLYQEIGYDTLEISSYSKLNFDQLQELLKDKTSVFFGHSGCGKSTLVNALQPGLNLKTSEISDSHLKGKHTTTFAQMHFWDFGGNVIDTPGVREFAMIDIEKEEVQHYFPEIFKKREECKFHNCLHINEPKCAVLASLETGEIQYSRYANYVKLMEEAEEASQK; this comes from the coding sequence ATGAAAGGAAAAATCATTAAATCTACAGGCAGCTGGTATCAGGTCATGGAATTCGAAACGGACAAAATTTTCGAAGCCAGGATCAGGGGTAAATTTAAACTGATTAAGACAAGACTTACCAATCCGCTTGCTGTAGGAGATTTTGTAGAATTTCAATTAGAATCGGATGGAATTGCGTGGATCACCAAAATAGAGCCTCGTACAAATTATCTGATCAGGAAATCGGTTAATCTTTCAAAAGAAGCTCATATTATTGCCTCCAATATAGATCTGGCATGTTTTATCTTTACCCTGAAACATCCGGAAACTTCACTTGGTTTTCTGGACCGTTTTCTGGCATGCTGTGAGGCCTATAACATTACTCCTTTAATTCTGTTCAATAAAATCGATGTTCTGAACGACGAAGAAATAGAGCTGGTAAAAGATATAGAATTCCTTTATCAGGAAATAGGCTATGACACTCTGGAAATTTCCTCTTATTCCAAACTGAATTTTGATCAGCTTCAGGAACTTCTTAAAGACAAAACTTCCGTATTCTTCGGACATTCGGGTTGCGGAAAATCTACTTTGGTTAATGCACTGCAGCCAGGGTTAAATTTAAAAACCTCTGAAATTTCAGATTCCCACCTGAAAGGAAAGCATACGACAACTTTTGCCCAAATGCATTTCTGGGATTTTGGCGGTAACGTTATCGATACACCGGGGGTACGTGAATTTGCAATGATCGACATTGAAAAAGAAGAAGTACAGCATTATTTCCCTGAAATTTTCAAGAAAAGAGAAGAATGTAAATTCCACAACTGTCTTCATATCAATGAACCGAAATGTGCTGTCCTTGCCTCTCTTGAAACCGGAGAGATACAGTATTCCCGCTATGCCAACTACGTAAAATTGATGGAAGAGGCTGAAGAAGCTTCCCAGAAATAA
- a CDS encoding bifunctional 3-deoxy-7-phosphoheptulonate synthase/chorismate mutase type II, which yields MNLKDVKNEWINELSQPLMIAGPCSAESEAQMLETAKRIKETNAQVPIFRAGIWKPRTKPNGFEGVGVIGLNWLKKVKEEYGFKTATEVANAHHVFAALEADVDVLWIGARSTVNPFTVQEIAMALRGTNKPVFVKNPVNPDLALWIGALERLLGQDIKNLGVIHRGFSTYQKTKYRNNPNWQIALDFKSQFPNIPMLIDPSHICGNRTGLADVTQEALNVGYQGAIIETHCNPDEAWSDASQQITPEVLAELIGNLKVRNSGLAGFDNEMGRHRTLISDLDFQLIELLSQRMKISEKIGKLKKENDIAIFQPERWKVITEYATQKAKETGMSQEFIEKVFKAIHEESIEVQNSIMIERQ from the coding sequence ATGAATTTAAAAGATGTAAAAAACGAGTGGATCAACGAGCTTTCGCAGCCATTAATGATCGCCGGGCCATGTAGCGCTGAAAGTGAAGCACAAATGCTTGAAACCGCCAAAAGAATAAAAGAAACCAATGCTCAGGTGCCTATTTTCCGTGCAGGAATCTGGAAACCCCGTACCAAACCGAATGGTTTTGAAGGAGTAGGAGTGATTGGCCTTAACTGGCTGAAAAAAGTAAAAGAAGAATACGGTTTCAAAACAGCTACGGAAGTAGCTAACGCACACCACGTATTTGCCGCCCTGGAAGCTGATGTAGATGTTCTTTGGATCGGGGCACGATCTACTGTAAATCCCTTTACTGTTCAAGAAATTGCAATGGCTTTAAGAGGAACCAATAAGCCGGTATTCGTTAAAAACCCTGTCAATCCCGATCTTGCCCTATGGATTGGTGCTTTGGAAAGACTTTTAGGACAGGATATCAAAAACCTCGGAGTTATTCACAGAGGATTCTCAACTTACCAGAAAACAAAATACAGAAATAATCCCAACTGGCAGATCGCCCTTGACTTCAAAAGTCAGTTCCCGAATATTCCAATGCTGATAGACCCTTCCCATATCTGTGGAAACAGGACAGGTCTTGCAGATGTTACACAGGAAGCCTTAAACGTAGGATACCAGGGAGCTATTATTGAAACTCACTGCAATCCTGACGAGGCGTGGAGTGATGCTTCTCAGCAGATTACCCCTGAAGTGCTGGCAGAACTTATTGGAAACCTGAAGGTAAGAAATTCCGGTCTTGCAGGTTTTGATAACGAAATGGGAAGACACAGAACCCTGATCTCTGATCTTGATTTCCAGTTGATTGAGCTGCTTTCCCAAAGAATGAAGATCTCCGAAAAAATTGGTAAGCTTAAAAAAGAAAATGATATAGCCATTTTCCAGCCCGAAAGATGGAAAGTGATCACGGAATACGCAACGCAGAAAGCAAAAGAAACCGGAATGTCCCAGGAATTTATTGAGAAGGTTTTCAAAGCTATTCATGAAGAATCTATTGAAGTTCAGAACAGTATTATGATTGAAAGGCAATAG